In a single window of the Pseudomonadota bacterium genome:
- the rplB gene encoding 50S ribosomal protein L2: MGVKLYRPTSPGRRGMGVNDFEELGGPQDPLRNKLDGKSSSGGRNNHGRITCRFRGGGHKRRYREVDFRRNKFGVPARVAAVQYDPNRSAHIALLHYADGEKSYILAPANLKVGDGVVSGRGADIKPGNSLPLRVIPQGTIVHNVELKIGGGGQLARGAGTGAQLLAKEGDWAQLRLPSGEVRRVHLNCRATIGGMGNASHNNIPLGKAGRTRWAGRRPHNRGVVMNPVDHPMGGGEGKTSGGRHPVSPWGKKAKGARTRNNKRTDGMIVRRRKSK; the protein is encoded by the coding sequence ATGGGCGTTAAGCTATATCGGCCAACGTCTCCCGGCCGCCGGGGGATGGGCGTCAACGACTTCGAGGAACTCGGCGGTCCGCAGGATCCGCTGCGTAACAAGCTCGATGGCAAGAGCAGCAGCGGCGGACGGAACAACCACGGGCGGATTACCTGTCGCTTTCGCGGGGGTGGGCATAAACGGCGCTACCGTGAGGTCGACTTCCGGCGCAACAAGTTCGGTGTGCCGGCGCGTGTCGCGGCGGTCCAGTATGATCCGAACCGCTCCGCTCACATCGCCTTGCTGCACTACGCGGATGGCGAGAAGAGCTACATCCTGGCGCCCGCGAACCTCAAGGTGGGCGATGGGGTGGTCTCGGGGCGTGGCGCGGACATCAAGCCGGGCAATTCCCTGCCGCTGCGGGTGATTCCTCAGGGGACGATTGTTCACAACGTCGAGCTCAAGATCGGGGGCGGCGGACAGCTCGCGCGCGGCGCGGGGACCGGGGCCCAGCTGCTGGCGAAGGAGGGCGACTGGGCGCAGTTGCGTCTACCCTCTGGCGAGGTGCGCCGCGTCCATCTCAACTGCCGGGCGACGATCGGCGGGATGGGCAACGCCTCACACAACAATATCCCGCTGGGCAAGGCGGGTCGCACGCGATGGGCGGGCCGTCGGCCGCATAACCGCGGTGTCGTGATGAACCCGGTCGACCACCCGATGGGTGGCGGTGAGGGCAAGACCTCCGGTGGTCGGCACCCGGTCAGCCCATGGGGCAAGAAGGCCAAGGGCGCGAGGACTCGCAACAACAAGCGGACGGACGGCATGATTGTGCGCCGCCGCAAGAGCAAGTAG
- the rplD gene encoding 50S ribosomal protein L4, whose amino-acid sequence MATVSVINMEGATVGELELADEVFGAPVKEHLLWEVVVSQRAGWRRGTACTKTRAEVWRTGAKLYKQKGTGRARHGSRRAPIFVGGGQVHAPRPRDYTQRTPKKVRRGALISALSLRQKEAKLLVLDNFKLSEIKTKQMVAVLARLGAINGLVVDRAENVELIKSMRNLPRSKYLAPEGLNVYDVLNHDVLLLTAEVAQQLGERLAR is encoded by the coding sequence ATGGCAACCGTCAGCGTGATCAACATGGAAGGCGCCACGGTCGGCGAGCTCGAGCTCGCCGACGAGGTCTTTGGTGCCCCGGTCAAGGAGCACCTCCTCTGGGAGGTCGTCGTCAGCCAGCGAGCAGGCTGGCGGCGCGGCACGGCCTGCACCAAGACCCGCGCTGAGGTCTGGCGCACCGGGGCGAAGCTCTATAAGCAGAAGGGCACCGGGCGTGCCCGTCACGGCTCGCGGCGAGCGCCGATCTTCGTCGGTGGTGGGCAGGTTCACGCGCCGCGACCCCGCGATTACACGCAGCGCACACCGAAGAAGGTGCGGCGTGGTGCGTTGATCAGCGCGCTATCGCTGCGCCAGAAGGAAGCCAAGCTGCTGGTGCTCGACAACTTCAAGCTGAGCGAGATCAAGACCAAGCAGATGGTGGCCGTACTCGCGCGGCTGGGAGCGATCAACGGCCTCGTCGTTGATCGGGCCGAGAACGTCGAGCTAATCAAGTCGATGCGGAATCTGCCGCGGAGCAAATACCTTGCGCCAGAGGGGCTTAACGTCTACGACGTGCTCAATCACGATGTGCTGCTGCTGACCGCGGAGGTGGCGCAGCAGCTCGGGGAGCGGTTGGCCCGATGA
- the rplN gene encoding 50S ribosomal protein L14 translates to MIQTQTVLDVADNSGAKKVMCIKVLGGSKRRYASIGDVIVVSVKEAIPGAKVKKGEVVKAVVVRTRKEVPRPDGSYIKFDGNSAVLINAAKEPIGSRIFGPVARELRARKFMKIISLAPEVL, encoded by the coding sequence ATGATTCAAACGCAAACGGTCCTCGACGTCGCAGACAACTCTGGCGCCAAAAAGGTCATGTGCATCAAGGTGCTCGGCGGCTCGAAGCGCCGCTATGCCTCGATCGGCGACGTGATTGTCGTCTCCGTCAAGGAGGCGATTCCGGGCGCAAAGGTCAAGAAGGGCGAGGTCGTGAAGGCAGTGGTTGTGCGTACGCGGAAAGAGGTCCCGCGGCCTGACGGCTCCTACATCAAGTTCGACGGGAATTCAGCGGTGCTGATCAACGCCGCGAAGGAGCCGATCGGCAGTCGCATCTTCGGACCGGTCGCGCGCGAGCTGCGGGCGAGAAAATTCATGAAGATCATCTCCTTGGCGCCTGAGGTGCTGTGA
- the rplX gene encoding 50S ribosomal protein L24 encodes MNRIRKGDEVRVMVGRDKGVRGKVLLVDRKTKRCKVEKANVIKKHVRPSQKNPQGGIVEREGFMDLSNVELWDSREQRTCRVSIKRLEDSGDGRVQKVRISKRSGETI; translated from the coding sequence ATGAATCGCATTCGCAAAGGCGATGAAGTGCGCGTGATGGTCGGACGCGACAAGGGAGTGCGTGGGAAGGTCCTGCTCGTCGACCGCAAGACCAAGCGCTGCAAGGTGGAGAAGGCCAACGTGATCAAGAAGCACGTGCGGCCGAGCCAGAAGAACCCGCAAGGCGGGATCGTCGAGCGGGAGGGCTTCATGGATCTCTCGAACGTCGAGCTCTGGGACAGCCGGGAGCAGCGGACCTGCCGTGTCAGCATCAAGAGGCTCGAGGACAGTGGGGACGGCAGGGTTCAGAAGGTTCGGATTTCGAAGCGCTCGGGTGAGACGATTTAG
- the rpsJ gene encoding 30S ribosomal protein S10, which produces METPKIRIRLKAYDHRLLDQSATEIVDTAQRTGAKIAGPVPLPTRISRFTVLRSPHVDKKSREQFEIRTHLRLLDILEPTQQTLDALMKLDLSAGVDVEIKT; this is translated from the coding sequence ATGGAGACGCCGAAAATTCGCATTCGCCTGAAGGCCTACGATCACCGACTGCTCGACCAATCGGCGACGGAGATCGTGGACACAGCGCAGCGCACGGGCGCGAAGATCGCGGGGCCGGTGCCGCTGCCGACCCGGATCAGCCGCTTCACGGTCCTGCGCTCGCCCCACGTGGATAAGAAGTCCCGGGAGCAGTTCGAAATACGCACACATCTCCGCTTGCTCGATATCCTCGAGCCGACGCAGCAGACACTCGATGCGTTGATGAAACTCGACCTCTCGGCTGGTGTCGACGTCGAGATCAAGACCTGA
- the rpsS gene encoding 30S ribosomal protein S19 — translation MPRSVKKGPFVDDHVMKKVLEANRAKSKKAIKTWSRRSTVVPEMIGLNFLVHQGRDFIPVYVSENMVGHKLGEFAPTRKFVAHSGDRKASKR, via the coding sequence ATGCCGAGATCGGTGAAGAAGGGCCCCTTCGTCGACGACCACGTGATGAAGAAGGTGCTCGAAGCGAATCGCGCCAAGAGCAAGAAGGCGATCAAGACCTGGTCGCGGCGCAGCACCGTTGTACCCGAGATGATCGGGCTCAACTTCCTCGTCCACCAGGGACGGGATTTCATCCCGGTCTACGTCAGCGAAAACATGGTCGGACACAAGCTGGGCGAGTTCGCGCCGACACGAAAGTTCGTGGCGCATTCGGGTGATCGCAAGGCCTCGAAGAGGTAG
- the rpsG gene encoding 30S ribosomal protein S7: MPRKGGAPLRQTPPDPKYTDVPIDTRRRIGKFINSVMYAGKKSVAEGIVYGAFEIIAHRLKDDPVKVFEKALGNARPRLEVRSRRVGGATYQVPVEVRSDRATALAMRWLTLYSRERGEKSMAERLAGELIDAASGRGAAVKKREDVYKMAEANKAFAHYRW; encoded by the coding sequence ATGCCTCGTAAAGGTGGAGCGCCGCTGCGGCAAACGCCGCCGGATCCGAAGTACACCGACGTGCCGATCGACACTCGGCGGCGTATCGGCAAGTTCATCAATAGCGTGATGTACGCCGGTAAGAAGAGCGTGGCCGAGGGCATCGTCTACGGTGCCTTCGAGATCATCGCGCATCGGCTGAAGGATGATCCGGTCAAGGTCTTCGAGAAGGCTTTGGGCAACGCACGTCCGCGTCTGGAGGTGCGCAGCCGTCGTGTCGGCGGTGCGACCTATCAGGTCCCCGTCGAGGTGCGGTCTGACCGCGCGACCGCCCTGGCGATGCGCTGGTTGACGCTCTACTCCCGCGAGCGCGGCGAGAAGAGCATGGCGGAGCGACTGGCTGGCGAGCTGATCGACGCGGCCTCGGGGCGCGGCGCAGCGGTGAAGAAGCGGGAGGACGTGTACAAGATGGCGGAGGCCAACAAGGCGTTTGCGCACTATCGCTGGTAG
- the rplP gene encoding 50S ribosomal protein L16 yields the protein MLSPKKVKYRKQQKGRRAGPAKGGSDVSFGDFGLQAAEAGWITARQIEAARVAITRHVKRGGKLFIRIFPDKPTTKKPAETRMGKGKGALEEWVAVVKPGRVMYEIRDVEEKVAREAFRLAHHKLPIATQVISREVAL from the coding sequence ATGCTCTCTCCGAAGAAAGTAAAGTACCGCAAGCAGCAGAAGGGACGCCGCGCCGGCCCCGCGAAGGGCGGATCGGACGTGTCCTTCGGTGACTTCGGTCTGCAAGCCGCCGAGGCGGGATGGATTACTGCTCGGCAAATCGAGGCGGCTCGCGTGGCGATCACCCGTCACGTCAAGCGCGGTGGCAAGCTCTTCATCCGGATCTTCCCGGACAAGCCGACGACGAAAAAGCCGGCTGAGACCCGCATGGGCAAGGGGAAGGGCGCATTAGAGGAGTGGGTCGCCGTGGTCAAGCCGGGTCGCGTGATGTACGAAATCCGCGACGTGGAGGAGAAAGTGGCGCGCGAGGCCTTCAGGCTGGCGCACCATAAGCTTCCCATCGCGACCCAGGTGATCAGCCGCGAGGTGGCACTATGA
- the rpsQ gene encoding 30S ribosomal protein S17: protein MSETTTESEGAAGAPAAAGQAGRAERRVVQGVVRSSAMDKTIVVEVRDRVMHAGYKKYIARRRRFMAHDEANRCQVGDVVRIVSSRPLSRRKSWRLLELVERPS, encoded by the coding sequence ATGTCAGAGACGACGACAGAGTCGGAGGGAGCGGCGGGCGCTCCGGCGGCGGCAGGGCAGGCGGGTCGAGCCGAGCGGCGGGTCGTTCAGGGCGTCGTCCGCAGCAGCGCGATGGATAAGACCATCGTGGTCGAAGTGCGCGACCGCGTGATGCATGCCGGCTATAAAAAGTACATCGCTCGGCGTCGCCGGTTCATGGCTCATGACGAGGCAAATCGCTGCCAGGTCGGGGATGTCGTGCGGATCGTCAGCAGTCGACCGCTCAGTCGCCGCAAGTCGTGGCGACTGCTCGAGCTGGTCGAACGACCGAGCTAG
- a CDS encoding 50S ribosomal protein L23, protein MKKTKEQHPGDVLRRPLLTEKGTALGEREASYLFEVAMSATKPEIKRAVESLFSVRVERVGTQIVRGKFKRVGRNIGKRPNWKKAVVRLSEGEKIDFFAAS, encoded by the coding sequence ATGAAAAAGACGAAAGAACAACATCCGGGCGACGTGCTTCGCCGGCCGCTGCTGACCGAGAAAGGCACGGCGCTCGGCGAACGTGAGGCGAGCTACCTCTTCGAGGTCGCGATGTCGGCGACCAAACCTGAGATCAAGCGAGCTGTCGAGAGCCTCTTCAGCGTACGCGTCGAACGTGTCGGCACGCAAATCGTGCGTGGAAAATTCAAGCGCGTCGGGCGAAACATCGGCAAGCGTCCGAATTGGAAGAAGGCGGTCGTGCGGCTGAGCGAGGGCGAGAAGATCGACTTCTTCGCCGCGAGCTGA
- the rpsC gene encoding 30S ribosomal protein S3, with translation MGQKTHPIGFRLGVIRTWTSKWFEKKNYAKWLEEDVRLKRFLKEKLGHAGVSLIEIKRAANKATINISTAKPGFVIGKRGAGVETLKKEVQALTENEVFLNVLEVRKAETNAQLVAESIATQLERRVAFRRAMKKAVQTAMKFGAKGIKVHCGGRLGGAEIARREWYREGRVPLHTLRADIDYGFAEAHTTYGVIGVKCWIYKGDVIGRV, from the coding sequence ATGGGTCAGAAGACACATCCGATTGGGTTTCGACTGGGCGTCATTCGTACTTGGACCTCGAAGTGGTTCGAGAAGAAGAATTACGCCAAGTGGCTCGAAGAGGACGTCCGCCTCAAGCGCTTCCTCAAGGAGAAGCTTGGGCACGCCGGGGTGAGCCTGATTGAGATCAAGCGAGCCGCCAATAAGGCCACGATCAACATCTCGACGGCAAAGCCGGGATTCGTGATCGGGAAGCGCGGCGCGGGGGTCGAGACGCTGAAGAAGGAAGTTCAGGCCTTGACGGAGAACGAGGTCTTCCTCAACGTTCTCGAGGTGCGCAAGGCCGAGACGAATGCGCAACTCGTGGCGGAGTCAATCGCCACGCAGCTCGAGCGCCGCGTTGCCTTCCGCCGCGCGATGAAGAAGGCAGTTCAAACGGCGATGAAGTTCGGCGCCAAGGGCATCAAGGTCCACTGCGGCGGGCGCCTCGGCGGGGCGGAGATTGCGCGACGCGAGTGGTACCGGGAGGGCCGGGTCCCGCTGCACACGCTGCGCGCCGACATCGACTATGGCTTCGCCGAGGCGCACACAACCTACGGTGTGATCGGCGTGAAGTGTTGGATTTATAAGGGCGACGTAATCGGTCGCGTTTGA
- the rpmC gene encoding 50S ribosomal protein L29: MNKAVTEIRERKDEELGLRADQLREDMFRQRVRQATNQLQDTSTLPKLRRELAQTLTVKRARELGIEQKK; encoded by the coding sequence ATGAACAAGGCGGTCACGGAGATCCGCGAGCGTAAGGACGAGGAGCTCGGGCTGCGCGCCGACCAGCTGCGGGAGGATATGTTCCGCCAGCGCGTTCGGCAGGCCACGAACCAGCTCCAGGACACCTCGACGCTGCCAAAGCTGCGGCGGGAGCTAGCGCAGACGCTGACGGTGAAGCGCGCTCGCGAGCTGGGAATCGAGCAGAAGAAGTAG
- a CDS encoding FHA domain-containing protein, translated as MAVDLHTLEELRRRVAELGREAFVAEYPGVFLVALGFLAVEQIRGARRQAPGGGKAAGHGETAAVTFAVQRRHDAQQQHPLAGLAFLLRTDPTGPGLRLGRSQRCDITIPDASVSDLHGLIEIHATLSGPQVAVIDTNSTNGTSVNLERVEPGERRVLVDEDIVSLGRYSFQLLRGSTLYEEMALLNVLGSA; from the coding sequence ATGGCGGTTGACCTTCATACCCTTGAGGAGCTGCGCCGGCGCGTAGCTGAGCTGGGCCGCGAGGCCTTCGTTGCCGAGTACCCCGGCGTTTTCCTCGTAGCACTGGGCTTCTTAGCCGTCGAGCAGATCCGGGGCGCGCGGCGCCAGGCGCCAGGCGGCGGTAAAGCCGCGGGCCACGGGGAGACCGCGGCGGTGACCTTCGCGGTCCAACGCCGTCACGATGCGCAGCAGCAGCATCCGCTCGCGGGCCTCGCCTTCTTGCTGCGTACAGATCCAACGGGCCCGGGCCTGCGTCTCGGCCGCAGCCAGCGCTGCGACATCACCATCCCGGACGCCTCCGTCTCCGATCTGCACGGTCTAATCGAGATCCATGCCACGCTCTCAGGCCCGCAGGTCGCTGTGATCGACACGAACTCGACGAATGGCACGAGCGTCAACCTGGAGCGAGTCGAGCCCGGCGAGCGGCGGGTGCTGGTTGACGAGGACATCGTCTCGCTCGGGCGCTACAGCTTCCAGCTCCTGCGGGGCAGCACGCTCTACGAGGAGATGGCCTTGCTCAATGTTCTGGGGAGCGCCTAG
- the rplV gene encoding 50S ribosomal protein L22, which produces MQASASLRYERVAPRKVRVVAKLIFGKTVGEAVNLLMFCEKDAAGLLRKLLVSAIANADQSSSGAVDADNLVVRQVQVDQGPTLKRWRPRAQGRATRINKRTSHIRVVLTDEVG; this is translated from the coding sequence ATGCAAGCGTCAGCCTCACTGCGATATGAACGCGTCGCACCCCGAAAGGTGCGCGTCGTCGCGAAACTGATTTTCGGCAAGACGGTCGGTGAAGCCGTGAATCTGCTCATGTTCTGCGAGAAGGACGCCGCTGGGCTGCTGCGCAAGCTGCTCGTCTCAGCGATTGCCAACGCCGACCAGAGCAGCAGCGGCGCGGTCGACGCCGACAACCTCGTGGTGCGACAGGTCCAGGTCGACCAAGGGCCGACGCTTAAGCGTTGGCGCCCGCGCGCCCAGGGACGCGCGACCCGCATCAATAAGCGCACGAGCCACATCCGGGTCGTGCTGACGGATGAGGTTGGCTGA
- a CDS encoding 30S ribosomal protein S12 translates to MPTISQLVRSSRESVRVKTTAPALVSCPQKRGVCLRVYTTTPKKPNSALRKVARVRLSNGLEVTTYIPGEGHNLQEHSVVLIRGGRVKDLPGVRYHIVRGARNTDTAGVDGRKQARSKYGAKRSK, encoded by the coding sequence ATGCCGACAATCAGCCAACTGGTCCGCAGCAGCCGTGAAAGCGTACGCGTGAAGACGACCGCGCCCGCCCTGGTGAGCTGCCCGCAAAAGCGCGGCGTTTGCTTGCGCGTCTACACCACCACGCCGAAGAAGCCGAACTCCGCGCTGCGCAAGGTCGCGCGCGTGCGTCTCAGCAACGGCCTCGAGGTCACGACCTACATCCCCGGCGAAGGGCATAACCTGCAGGAGCACTCGGTGGTGCTGATCCGTGGCGGTCGCGTCAAGGACCTACCGGGCGTCCGCTATCACATCGTTCGGGGCGCACGAAATACGGATACCGCCGGCGTCGACGGCCGTAAGCAGGCGCGCAGCAAGTACGGAGCGAAGCGCTCAAAGTAG